From a region of the Balaenoptera musculus isolate JJ_BM4_2016_0621 chromosome 15, mBalMus1.pri.v3, whole genome shotgun sequence genome:
- the NECAB3 gene encoding N-terminal EF-hand calcium-binding protein 3 isoform X2 — translation MACAGLLTVCLIRPPAPEPPRPPAPAPAAGPAGHALFQDVFRRADKNDDGKLSFEEFQNYFADGVLSPGELRELFSSIDGHPADNLETEKLCDYFSEHLGVYRPVLAALESLNCAVLTAMDTTKLEYERASKVDQFVTRFLLRETVSQLQALQSSLEGASDTLEAQAHGPRSDEERVEVQSRPRGSRRAGRRALRSVSRSPTWSPGSSDTGQSSEAEMHWRLQINRLQELIDQLECKAPRLEPLHEEEFTKGPNSHILVAQRQVQVAEEALQDFHHALCCYVDFTGAQSHCLHVSAQKMLDNASFTLYEFWQDEASWRRHQQSACSKAFQRILIDHLQAPDTLTTVFFPASWWIMNNN, via the exons ATGGCGTGCGCGGGGCTGCTCACCGTGTGCCTGATCCGGCCGCCTGCGCCGGAGCCCCCGCGCCCCCCCGCGCCCGCGCCGGCCGCCGGGCCCGCAGGACACGCGCTCTTCCAAGAC GTTTTCCGCAGAGCAGACAAGAATG aTGATGGTAAGCTCTCATTTGAAGAATTCCAGAATTACTTTGCCGATGGGGTTCTCAGCCCCGGGGAGCTGCGAGAGCTGTTCAGCAGTATTGATGGGCATCCCGCTGA CAATTTGGAAACGGAGAAGCTGTGTG aCTACTTCTCTGAACACCTGGGCGTCTATCGGCCTGTGCTGGCTGCACTGGAGTCGCTGAACTGTGCAGTGCTCACTGCCATGGACACCACCAAGCTG gagtATGAGCGGGCCTCCAAGGTGGACCAGTTTGTGACACGCTTCCTATTGCGGGAGACGGTGAGCCAGCTCCAAGCCCTGCAGAGCTCGCTGGAGGGGGCGTCAGATACCCTGGAGGCCCAGGCCCATGGCCCACG GTCAGATGAAGAGAGGGTGGAGGTGCAGAGCAGGCCCCGTGGCAGCCGGCGGGCAGGGCGCAGGGCCCTGCGGAGTGTCAGTCGGTCACCCACCTGGTCTCCTGGCTCCTCTGACACAG GGCAGAGCTCAGAGGCTGAGATGCACTGGCGGCTCCAGATCAACCGTCTCCAGGAGCTCATCGACCAGCTGGAGTGCAAG GCCCCCCGGCTGGAACCCCTGCACGAAGAGGAGTTTACCAAGGGGCCCAACTCG CACATCCTCGTGGCCCAAAGGCAGGTGCAGGTGGCAGAGGAAGCCCTGCAGGACTTCCACCATGCCCTGTGCTGCTACGTGGACTTCACAGGGGCCCAGAGCCATTGCCTGCA TGTGTCTGCCCAGAAGATGCTGGACAATGCCTCCTTCACCCTGTACGAGTTCTGGCAGGATGAGGCCTCCTGGAGAAG GCACCAGCAGTCCGCCTGCAGTAAGGCCTTCCAGCGCATCCTCATTGACCACCTGCAGGCTCCAGACACCCTCACCACTGTGTTCTTCCCAG CATCCTGGTGGATTATGAATAATAACTGA
- the NECAB3 gene encoding N-terminal EF-hand calcium-binding protein 3 isoform X3: MACAGLLTVCLIRPPAPEPPRPPAPAPAAGPAGHALFQDVFRRADKNDDGKLSFEEFQNYFADGVLSPGELRELFSSIDGHPAEDQRMPGDSWAPPASTHGCSNLETEKLCDYFSEHLGVYRPVLAALESLNCAVLTAMDTTKLEYERASKVDQFVTRFLLRETVSQLQALQSSLEGASDTLEAQAHGPRSDEERVEVQSRPRGSRRAGRRALRSVSRSPTWSPGSSDTGQSSEAEMHWRLQINRLQELIDQLECKAPRLEPLHEEEFTKGPNSHILVAQRQVQVAEEALQDFHHALCCYVDFTGAQSHCLQHQQSACSKAFQRILIDHLQAPDTLTTVFFPASWWIMNNN; this comes from the exons ATGGCGTGCGCGGGGCTGCTCACCGTGTGCCTGATCCGGCCGCCTGCGCCGGAGCCCCCGCGCCCCCCCGCGCCCGCGCCGGCCGCCGGGCCCGCAGGACACGCGCTCTTCCAAGAC GTTTTCCGCAGAGCAGACAAGAATG aTGATGGTAAGCTCTCATTTGAAGAATTCCAGAATTACTTTGCCGATGGGGTTCTCAGCCCCGGGGAGCTGCGAGAGCTGTTCAGCAGTATTGATGGGCATCCCGCTGA GGACCAGAGGATGCCTGGGGACAGCTGGGCCCCGCCTGCTTCCACCCATGGATGCAG CAATTTGGAAACGGAGAAGCTGTGTG aCTACTTCTCTGAACACCTGGGCGTCTATCGGCCTGTGCTGGCTGCACTGGAGTCGCTGAACTGTGCAGTGCTCACTGCCATGGACACCACCAAGCTG gagtATGAGCGGGCCTCCAAGGTGGACCAGTTTGTGACACGCTTCCTATTGCGGGAGACGGTGAGCCAGCTCCAAGCCCTGCAGAGCTCGCTGGAGGGGGCGTCAGATACCCTGGAGGCCCAGGCCCATGGCCCACG GTCAGATGAAGAGAGGGTGGAGGTGCAGAGCAGGCCCCGTGGCAGCCGGCGGGCAGGGCGCAGGGCCCTGCGGAGTGTCAGTCGGTCACCCACCTGGTCTCCTGGCTCCTCTGACACAG GGCAGAGCTCAGAGGCTGAGATGCACTGGCGGCTCCAGATCAACCGTCTCCAGGAGCTCATCGACCAGCTGGAGTGCAAG GCCCCCCGGCTGGAACCCCTGCACGAAGAGGAGTTTACCAAGGGGCCCAACTCG CACATCCTCGTGGCCCAAAGGCAGGTGCAGGTGGCAGAGGAAGCCCTGCAGGACTTCCACCATGCCCTGTGCTGCTACGTGGACTTCACAGGGGCCCAGAGCCATTGCCTGCA GCACCAGCAGTCCGCCTGCAGTAAGGCCTTCCAGCGCATCCTCATTGACCACCTGCAGGCTCCAGACACCCTCACCACTGTGTTCTTCCCAG CATCCTGGTGGATTATGAATAATAACTGA
- the NECAB3 gene encoding N-terminal EF-hand calcium-binding protein 3 isoform X1 → MACAGLLTVCLIRPPAPEPPRPPAPAPAAGPAGHALFQDVFRRADKNDDGKLSFEEFQNYFADGVLSPGELRELFSSIDGHPAEDQRMPGDSWAPPASTHGCSNLETEKLCDYFSEHLGVYRPVLAALESLNCAVLTAMDTTKLEYERASKVDQFVTRFLLRETVSQLQALQSSLEGASDTLEAQAHGPRSDEERVEVQSRPRGSRRAGRRALRSVSRSPTWSPGSSDTGQSSEAEMHWRLQINRLQELIDQLECKAPRLEPLHEEEFTKGPNSHILVAQRQVQVAEEALQDFHHALCCYVDFTGAQSHCLQWAEVVAAQAWPGRLFGPAVCLPRRCWTMPPSPCTSSGRMRPPGEGTSSPPAVRPSSASSLTTCRLQTPSPLCSSQHPGGL, encoded by the exons ATGGCGTGCGCGGGGCTGCTCACCGTGTGCCTGATCCGGCCGCCTGCGCCGGAGCCCCCGCGCCCCCCCGCGCCCGCGCCGGCCGCCGGGCCCGCAGGACACGCGCTCTTCCAAGAC GTTTTCCGCAGAGCAGACAAGAATG aTGATGGTAAGCTCTCATTTGAAGAATTCCAGAATTACTTTGCCGATGGGGTTCTCAGCCCCGGGGAGCTGCGAGAGCTGTTCAGCAGTATTGATGGGCATCCCGCTGA GGACCAGAGGATGCCTGGGGACAGCTGGGCCCCGCCTGCTTCCACCCATGGATGCAG CAATTTGGAAACGGAGAAGCTGTGTG aCTACTTCTCTGAACACCTGGGCGTCTATCGGCCTGTGCTGGCTGCACTGGAGTCGCTGAACTGTGCAGTGCTCACTGCCATGGACACCACCAAGCTG gagtATGAGCGGGCCTCCAAGGTGGACCAGTTTGTGACACGCTTCCTATTGCGGGAGACGGTGAGCCAGCTCCAAGCCCTGCAGAGCTCGCTGGAGGGGGCGTCAGATACCCTGGAGGCCCAGGCCCATGGCCCACG GTCAGATGAAGAGAGGGTGGAGGTGCAGAGCAGGCCCCGTGGCAGCCGGCGGGCAGGGCGCAGGGCCCTGCGGAGTGTCAGTCGGTCACCCACCTGGTCTCCTGGCTCCTCTGACACAG GGCAGAGCTCAGAGGCTGAGATGCACTGGCGGCTCCAGATCAACCGTCTCCAGGAGCTCATCGACCAGCTGGAGTGCAAG GCCCCCCGGCTGGAACCCCTGCACGAAGAGGAGTTTACCAAGGGGCCCAACTCG CACATCCTCGTGGCCCAAAGGCAGGTGCAGGTGGCAGAGGAAGCCCTGCAGGACTTCCACCATGCCCTGTGCTGCTACGTGGACTTCACAGGGGCCCAGAGCCATTGCCTGCA GTGGGCAGAGGTGGTGgcagcccaggcctggcctggccgTCTCTTTGGCCCTGCAGTGTGTCTGCCCAGAAGATGCTGGACAATGCCTCCTTCACCCTGTACGAGTTCTGGCAGGATGAGGCCTCCTGGAGAAG GCACCAGCAGTCCGCCTGCAGTAAGGCCTTCCAGCGCATCCTCATTGACCACCTGCAGGCTCCAGACACCCTCACCACTGTGTTCTTCCCAG CATCCTGGTGGATTATGA
- the NECAB3 gene encoding N-terminal EF-hand calcium-binding protein 3 isoform X4 produces MACAGLLTVCLIRPPAPEPPRPPAPAPAAGPAGHALFQDVFRRADKNDDGKLSFEEFQNYFADGVLSPGELRELFSSIDGHPAEDQRMPGDSWAPPASTHGCSNLETEKLCDYFSEHLGVYRPVLAALESLNCAVLTAMDTTKLEYERASKVDQFVTRFLLRETVSQLQALQSSLEGASDTLEAQAHGPRSDEERVEVQSRPRGSRRAGRRALRSVSRSPTWSPGSSDTGQSSEAEMHWRLQINRLQELIDQLECKAPRLEPLHEEEFTKGPNSHILVAQRQVQVAEEALQDFHHALCCYVDFTGAQSHCLHVSAQKMLDNASFTLYEFWQDEASWRRYEWWSNS; encoded by the exons ATGGCGTGCGCGGGGCTGCTCACCGTGTGCCTGATCCGGCCGCCTGCGCCGGAGCCCCCGCGCCCCCCCGCGCCCGCGCCGGCCGCCGGGCCCGCAGGACACGCGCTCTTCCAAGAC GTTTTCCGCAGAGCAGACAAGAATG aTGATGGTAAGCTCTCATTTGAAGAATTCCAGAATTACTTTGCCGATGGGGTTCTCAGCCCCGGGGAGCTGCGAGAGCTGTTCAGCAGTATTGATGGGCATCCCGCTGA GGACCAGAGGATGCCTGGGGACAGCTGGGCCCCGCCTGCTTCCACCCATGGATGCAG CAATTTGGAAACGGAGAAGCTGTGTG aCTACTTCTCTGAACACCTGGGCGTCTATCGGCCTGTGCTGGCTGCACTGGAGTCGCTGAACTGTGCAGTGCTCACTGCCATGGACACCACCAAGCTG gagtATGAGCGGGCCTCCAAGGTGGACCAGTTTGTGACACGCTTCCTATTGCGGGAGACGGTGAGCCAGCTCCAAGCCCTGCAGAGCTCGCTGGAGGGGGCGTCAGATACCCTGGAGGCCCAGGCCCATGGCCCACG GTCAGATGAAGAGAGGGTGGAGGTGCAGAGCAGGCCCCGTGGCAGCCGGCGGGCAGGGCGCAGGGCCCTGCGGAGTGTCAGTCGGTCACCCACCTGGTCTCCTGGCTCCTCTGACACAG GGCAGAGCTCAGAGGCTGAGATGCACTGGCGGCTCCAGATCAACCGTCTCCAGGAGCTCATCGACCAGCTGGAGTGCAAG GCCCCCCGGCTGGAACCCCTGCACGAAGAGGAGTTTACCAAGGGGCCCAACTCG CACATCCTCGTGGCCCAAAGGCAGGTGCAGGTGGCAGAGGAAGCCCTGCAGGACTTCCACCATGCCCTGTGCTGCTACGTGGACTTCACAGGGGCCCAGAGCCATTGCCTGCA TGTGTCTGCCCAGAAGATGCTGGACAATGCCTCCTTCACCCTGTACGAGTTCTGGCAGGATGAGGCCTCCTGGAGAAGGTATGAGTGGTGGTCtaacagctaa
- the ACTL10 gene encoding actin-like protein 10 codes for MRQSQELKGGPPSSPAEAGFSRRGRSFGLKGVAGPKVASLSGSHRVRRLSSLGRVAVVVDQGSGFTKAGFAGEEQPRLVLKSSSLVPSWDRPVLPGAPGCELAGGVARAHPIKHGVVVDWEALEGLWERLLVGGLRVCPEQWPVLVSDSPSAPPAGRERVAELLFEALAVPACHMASTALLALCSVGAFSGLALEAGAGVCHATPIYAGHSWHEATFRLDVAGSTLSRYLQDLLVAACPDQRLHALPRKVITQLKKHCCYVSLDFEGDLRNPARHHPASFYLGNGCSVCLSSERFRCPEPIFQPGLLGQAEPGLPTLAFRALQRMPATLRTRLANTVVVAGGSTLFPGFTERLEMELEAQCRRHGYGALQPRLVAKPGRGTAVWTGGSMVASLRSFQCHWMTRAMYQECGSRLVHEVFN; via the coding sequence ATGAGGCAGAGCCAAGAGCTGAAAGGCGGGCCTCCATCAAGTCCAGCTGAGGCGGGGTTCTCACGCCGGGGGCGGAGCTTTGGGCTGAAGGGCGTGGCCGGCCCGAAGGTGGCGTCGCTGTCCGGGAGCCACCGGGTCCGCCGGCTGTCCTCGCTGGGCCGCGTCGCGGTGGTGGTGGACCAGGGCTCGGGCTTCACCAAGGCGGGCTTCGCGGGCGAGGAGCAGCCGCGCCTGGTACTGAAGAGCTCCAGCCTAGTACCCAGCTGGGACCGGCCCGTGCTGCCCGGGGCGCCCGGCTGCGAGCTGGCGGGCGGCGTGGCGCGGGCGCACCCCATCAAGCACGGCGTGGTGGTGGACTGGGAGGCGCTGGAGGGGCTGTGGGAACGCCTGCTGGTGGGCGGCCTGCGGGTGTGCCCAGAGCAGTGGCCGGTGCTGGTGAGCGACTCGCCGTCGGCTCCGCCCGCGGGCCGCGAGAGGGTGGCCGAGCTGCTGTTCGAGGCCCTGGCAGTGCCCGCGTGCCACATGGCCAGCACCGCGTTGCTGGCTCTCTGCTCTGTCGGCGCGTTCAGCGGGCTGGCCTTGGAGGCGGGCGCGGGCGTGTGCCACGCCACACCCATCTATGCGGGCCACTCGTGGCACGAGGCCACCTTCCGGCTGGACGTGGCAGGCAGTACACTGTCGCGCTACCTGCAGGACCTGCTGGTGGCAGCCTGCCCCGATCAACGACTGCATGCCCTGCCCCGCAAGGTCATCACACAGCTCAAGAAGCACTGCTGCTATGTGTCACTGGACTTCGAGGGTGACCTCCGTAACCCTGCCCGCCACCATCCTGCCAGTTTCTACTTAGGCAATGGGTGCTCTGTCTGCCTCAGCAGCGAGCGCTTCCGCTGCCCGGAACCCATCTTCCAGCCGGGTCTGCTAGGCCAGGCTGAGCCAGGACTGCCCACCCTGGCTTTCCGGGCACTGCAGAGGATGCCCGCAACACTACGGACACGGCTGGCCAACACCGTGGTGGTGGCCGGTGGCTCCACGCTTTTCCCTGGCTTCACTGAGCGCCTGGAGATGGAGCTGGAAGCCCAGTGCCGGCGGCATGGTTATGGGGCACTGCAGCCTCGCCTGGTGGCCAAGCCCGGGCGTGGCACAGCAGTGTGGACAGGCGGCTCCATGGTGGCCTCACTGCGTTCCTTCCAATGCCACTGGATGACCCGGGCCATGTACCAGGAATGTGGCTCCAGGCTGGTGCACGAAGTGTTCAACTGA